A genome region from Camelina sativa cultivar DH55 chromosome 10, Cs, whole genome shotgun sequence includes the following:
- the LOC104719153 gene encoding oleoyl-acyl carrier protein thioesterase 2, chloroplastic: MLKLSCNVTDHLHSFFFSDSRRLFVPVHRRTGPVSCFQIKKEPLRAILSADQGNSSLRVADSVSDAPPADRLRFGRLMEDGFSYKEKFIVRSYEVGINKTATVETIANLLQEVACNHVQKVGFSTDGFATTLTMRKLHLIWVTARMHIEIYKYPAWSDVVEIETWCQSEGRIGTRRDWILKDCATGEVIGRATSKWVMMNQDTRRLQRVTDEVRDEYLVFCPREPRLAFPEENNSSLKKIPKLEDPAQYSMLGVKPRRADLDMNQHVNNVTYIGWVLESIPQEIIDTHELQVITLDYRRECQQDDIVDSLTTFESPNDAVSKLTGTNGSTMSSKQEHNESQFLHILRLSENGQEINRGRTQWRKKSSR, from the exons ATGTTGAAGCTTTCGTGTAATGTAACTGACCACTTACACAGCTTTTTCTTCTCCGATTCTCGCCGGCTTTTTGTTCCGGTGCATCGCCGTACCGGACCCGTCTCTTGTTTTCAGATAAAGAAGGAACCTTTACGGGCAATTCTCTCAGCCGATCAAGGAAACAGCAGCCTCCGTGTTGCAGATTCTGTTTCCGATGCTCCTCCGGCGGATCGTCTCCGATTTGGTCGGTTGATGGAAGATGGATTCTCGTATAAGGAGAAGTTCATTGTTAGAAGCTATGAAGTTGGGATTAACAAAACTGCCACCGTTGAGACAATTGCTAATCTCTTGCag GAAGTGGCATGTAATCATGTTCAGAAAGTTGGATTTTCGACTGATGGGTTTGCTACAACACTTACTATGAGGAAGCTGCATCTCATTTGGGTTACTGCAAGAATGCATATTGAGATTTACAAGTATCCAGCTTG GAGTGATGTGGTTGAGATTGAGACTTGGTGTCAGAGTGAAGGAAGGATTGGAACTAGACGTGATTGGATTTTAAAGGACTGTGCTACCGGGGAAGTTATTGGACGTGCTACAAG CAAGTGGGTGATGATGAACCAAGACACAAGGCGGCTTCAAAGAGTTACAGATGAAGTTCGGGACGAGTACTTGGTGTTCTGTCCTCGAGAACCCAG ACTAGCGTTTCCAGAGGAGAACAATAGCAGCTTAAAGAAAATCCCAAAACTGGAAGATCCAGCTCAGTATTCTATGCTTGGGGTTAAGCCTAGACGAGCTGATCTAGACATGAACCAGCATGTAAATAATGTCACCTACATTGGGTGGGTCCTTGAG AGCATACCTCAAGAAATTATAGACACGCACGAGCTTCAAGTGATTACTCTAGATTACAGAAGAGAATGCCAGCAAGATGACATTGTAGATTCACTTACCACATTTGAAAGTCCCAACGACGCGGTCTCAAAGCTTACTGGGACCAACGGATCTACCATGTCAAGCAAACAAGAACACAATGAGAGCCAGTTCTTGCATATCCTGAGGTTGTCAGAAAATGGTCAGGAGATCAATCGTGGGAGAACCCAGTGGAGAAAGAAGTCCTCAAGATGA
- the LOC104719154 gene encoding ethylene-responsive transcription factor-like protein At4g13040 isoform X1 has product MYNGRKVKHSKVHNMVSLRRRRLLGLCCGPNGYVTPLPFLTAEEMITGIPNPNAKAPYSLGPAETVTEPKEEKMPIEEAGRRTRSKHMHFSFDYSDMSPVDSDSISPKCEQYICVPDQPLKRRKRHKRKQVHNQEPCLMRGVYYKNMKWQAAIKVEKRQIHLGTFSSQEEAARLYDRAAFMCGREPNFVLSEEDKRELKQQSWEEFLAYTRRTITNKKPKRRIEHEDKEINVSMLRCPPEEEEEDEQE; this is encoded by the exons ATGTACAATGG GAGAAAAGTAAAACATTCAAAGGTACACAATATGGTGAGCTTACGGAGGCGTAGGCTATTGGGTCTCTGTTGTg gACCAAATGGTTATGTGACACCGCTTCCTTTTTTAACTGCCGAGGAGATGATCACTGGGATTCCAAATCCTAATGCCAAAGCACCCTATAGTCTCGGACCAGCAGAAACGGTTACCGAGCCTAAAGAGGAG AAAATGCCTATTGAAGAAGCTGGTCGAAGAACTCGGTCGAAACATATGCATTTCAGTTTTGATTACTCAGATATGTCACCGGTTGATTCTGATTCCATCTCACCAAAATGTGAGCAGTATATATGTGTTCCAG ACCAGCCGCTGAAACGAAGAAAGCggcataaaagaaaacaagtacATAACCAAGAACCATGTTTAATGAGAGGAGTCTACTACAAGAACATGAAATGGCAAGCCGCCATTAAAGTCGAGAAGAGACAGATCCACTTGGGTACATTCTCTTCTCAAGAAGAGGCTGCTCGTTTATACGATAG GGCTGCTTTCATGTGTGGAAGGGAACCAAACTTTGTGCTATCGGAAGAAGATAAACGAGAACTCAAACAGCAAAGCTGGGAAGAGTTCTTGGCTTACACACGCCGAACAATTACTAACAAAA AACCAAAGAGAAGGATAGAACATGAGGATAAGGAGATCAATGTAAGCATGTTACGTTGTCctcctgaagaagaagaagaagacgaacaagAATAA
- the LOC104719154 gene encoding ethylene-responsive transcription factor-like protein At4g13040 isoform X2, which produces MYNGRKVKHSKVHNMVSLRRRRLLGLCCGPNGYVTPLPFLTAEEMITGIPNPNAKAPYSLGPAETVTEPKEEKMPIEEAGRRTRSKHMHFSFDYSDMSPVDSDSISPKYQPLKRRKRHKRKQVHNQEPCLMRGVYYKNMKWQAAIKVEKRQIHLGTFSSQEEAARLYDRAAFMCGREPNFVLSEEDKRELKQQSWEEFLAYTRRTITNKKPKRRIEHEDKEINVSMLRCPPEEEEEDEQE; this is translated from the exons ATGTACAATGG GAGAAAAGTAAAACATTCAAAGGTACACAATATGGTGAGCTTACGGAGGCGTAGGCTATTGGGTCTCTGTTGTg gACCAAATGGTTATGTGACACCGCTTCCTTTTTTAACTGCCGAGGAGATGATCACTGGGATTCCAAATCCTAATGCCAAAGCACCCTATAGTCTCGGACCAGCAGAAACGGTTACCGAGCCTAAAGAGGAG AAAATGCCTATTGAAGAAGCTGGTCGAAGAACTCGGTCGAAACATATGCATTTCAGTTTTGATTACTCAGATATGTCACCGGTTGATTCTGATTCCATCTCACCAAAAT ACCAGCCGCTGAAACGAAGAAAGCggcataaaagaaaacaagtacATAACCAAGAACCATGTTTAATGAGAGGAGTCTACTACAAGAACATGAAATGGCAAGCCGCCATTAAAGTCGAGAAGAGACAGATCCACTTGGGTACATTCTCTTCTCAAGAAGAGGCTGCTCGTTTATACGATAG GGCTGCTTTCATGTGTGGAAGGGAACCAAACTTTGTGCTATCGGAAGAAGATAAACGAGAACTCAAACAGCAAAGCTGGGAAGAGTTCTTGGCTTACACACGCCGAACAATTACTAACAAAA AACCAAAGAGAAGGATAGAACATGAGGATAAGGAGATCAATGTAAGCATGTTACGTTGTCctcctgaagaagaagaagaagacgaacaagAATAA
- the LOC104719154 gene encoding ethylene-responsive transcription factor-like protein At4g13040 isoform X3, with translation MVSLRRRRLLGLCCGPNGYVTPLPFLTAEEMITGIPNPNAKAPYSLGPAETVTEPKEEKMPIEEAGRRTRSKHMHFSFDYSDMSPVDSDSISPKCEQYICVPDQPLKRRKRHKRKQVHNQEPCLMRGVYYKNMKWQAAIKVEKRQIHLGTFSSQEEAARLYDRAAFMCGREPNFVLSEEDKRELKQQSWEEFLAYTRRTITNKKPKRRIEHEDKEINVSMLRCPPEEEEEDEQE, from the exons ATGGTGAGCTTACGGAGGCGTAGGCTATTGGGTCTCTGTTGTg gACCAAATGGTTATGTGACACCGCTTCCTTTTTTAACTGCCGAGGAGATGATCACTGGGATTCCAAATCCTAATGCCAAAGCACCCTATAGTCTCGGACCAGCAGAAACGGTTACCGAGCCTAAAGAGGAG AAAATGCCTATTGAAGAAGCTGGTCGAAGAACTCGGTCGAAACATATGCATTTCAGTTTTGATTACTCAGATATGTCACCGGTTGATTCTGATTCCATCTCACCAAAATGTGAGCAGTATATATGTGTTCCAG ACCAGCCGCTGAAACGAAGAAAGCggcataaaagaaaacaagtacATAACCAAGAACCATGTTTAATGAGAGGAGTCTACTACAAGAACATGAAATGGCAAGCCGCCATTAAAGTCGAGAAGAGACAGATCCACTTGGGTACATTCTCTTCTCAAGAAGAGGCTGCTCGTTTATACGATAG GGCTGCTTTCATGTGTGGAAGGGAACCAAACTTTGTGCTATCGGAAGAAGATAAACGAGAACTCAAACAGCAAAGCTGGGAAGAGTTCTTGGCTTACACACGCCGAACAATTACTAACAAAA AACCAAAGAGAAGGATAGAACATGAGGATAAGGAGATCAATGTAAGCATGTTACGTTGTCctcctgaagaagaagaagaagacgaacaagAATAA